From Pirellulales bacterium, one genomic window encodes:
- a CDS encoding ABC-2 family transporter protein: MSTSPATELMPAPRLRGNRPSYLRIFGTFARNSLIRHLTFRANFIVEAVTSLVWMLMNLGFYLLVFRYTPSLGAGTGWGKYEFFVFLSTTLFVSSIVQSLFMPNADEFGELIRSGGLDFALLKPIDTQFLVSLQKIDWSVLSNFGFAVVLLAYSLTRLDVVPGPLQWLLYPLYLACGVAILYSLMISLAALSVWMGRNQSLYDFWFYITTFSRYPMEIYEGPIGRPLRWAFSFVIPILIVVNVPASLLAKPLSAQNWPLAGFAILAAAACLLASRRLFTRALDSYRSASS; encoded by the coding sequence ATGTCGACAAGCCCGGCCACGGAATTGATGCCAGCCCCACGGTTGCGCGGCAATCGACCCTCTTATCTGCGCATCTTTGGCACGTTTGCCCGCAACAGCCTGATCCGGCATTTGACGTTTCGGGCCAATTTCATCGTCGAGGCGGTGACGTCGCTGGTCTGGATGCTGATGAACCTGGGGTTCTACCTGCTGGTGTTTCGCTATACCCCGTCGCTCGGAGCAGGGACCGGCTGGGGAAAATACGAGTTCTTCGTCTTTCTCTCCACGACGCTATTCGTGTCGAGCATCGTGCAGTCGCTGTTCATGCCCAACGCCGACGAGTTCGGCGAGTTGATCCGCAGCGGCGGCCTCGATTTCGCTTTGCTCAAGCCGATCGACACCCAGTTCCTCGTGTCGCTGCAAAAGATCGACTGGTCGGTACTCTCGAATTTCGGGTTCGCCGTCGTCCTACTCGCCTACAGTCTGACGCGGCTGGACGTGGTTCCGGGCCCCCTTCAATGGCTGCTCTATCCGCTCTATCTGGCGTGCGGCGTGGCCATTCTCTACAGCTTGATGATCAGCCTCGCGGCCTTGAGCGTGTGGATGGGGCGCAACCAGAGCCTGTACGATTTCTGGTTCTACATCACCACGTTTTCGCGCTACCCGATGGAAATCTACGAGGGCCCCATCGGTCGGCCGCTGCGTTGGGCATTCAGCTTCGTCATTCCGATCCTGATCGTGGTGAACGTGCCGGCGAGCCTGTTGGCCAAGCCGCTCAGCGCGCAAAACTGGCCCCTGGCCGGCTTCGCCATCCTGGCCGCTGCGGCCTGCCTGCTGGCGAGCCGCCGGCTGTTCACTCGGGCGCTCGATAGCTACCGCAGCGCGAGCAGTTGA
- a CDS encoding ABC-2 family transporter protein: MLARATTWWTILRICIEERLVYRGDFALGTLMRFLPFVTQIFLWNAVFAANGNRAIADTYSFHDMVAYYLLTNVVRAFSSMPGLASNIALDIRSGGIKKYLIQPIDMIGFLLLSRMAHKLVYYAVATGPFALVFWLCRGFFPGWPDWDLLLVFLASLLLSFLLGFFLEAAIGMLGFWLLEVSSLLFIYMLFSFFLSGHMFPLELLQGRWSLGWALPPLQYLAYFPTAVFLGKLSREEAYLGLAVQLGWVLLFACLCRWAYRAGVRRYSAFGG, from the coding sequence ATGCTGGCACGCGCGACAACCTGGTGGACGATCCTCCGCATCTGCATCGAAGAGCGGCTCGTCTATCGCGGCGATTTCGCGCTGGGCACGTTGATGCGGTTTCTGCCCTTCGTCACGCAGATTTTTCTCTGGAATGCCGTGTTCGCCGCCAACGGCAATCGGGCGATCGCCGACACCTACTCGTTCCACGATATGGTCGCCTATTACCTGCTGACCAACGTGGTGCGAGCCTTTTCGAGCATGCCGGGACTGGCCTCGAACATCGCGCTCGATATCCGCTCGGGTGGGATCAAGAAATACCTCATCCAGCCGATCGACATGATCGGTTTTCTGCTGCTGTCGCGGATGGCGCACAAGCTGGTCTACTATGCTGTCGCCACGGGCCCTTTTGCCTTGGTGTTCTGGCTGTGCCGGGGGTTTTTCCCGGGCTGGCCCGATTGGGACCTGCTGCTCGTCTTTCTGGCCTCGCTGCTGCTGTCGTTCTTGCTGGGCTTTTTCCTCGAGGCGGCCATCGGCATGCTCGGCTTCTGGCTGTTGGAAGTCAGCTCGCTGTTGTTCATCTATATGCTGTTTTCGTTCTTCCTCTCGGGTCACATGTTCCCGTTGGAACTGCTCCAGGGCCGTTGGAGTCTGGGCTGGGCGCTGCCGCCGCTGCAGTACCTGGCCTACTTCCCGACGGCCGTTTTTCTCGGCAAACTCTCGCGCGAAGAGGCCTACCTGGGCCTCGCGGTGCAATTGGGCTGGGTCCTGTTGTTCGCCTGCCTGTGCCGGTGGGCCTACCGCGCCGGCGTGCGTCGATACAGCGCTTTCGGGGGTTGA